A portion of the Streptomyces sp. NBC_01335 genome contains these proteins:
- a CDS encoding ABC transporter ATP-binding protein — protein sequence MTLLDVTGLTVRTDDGRTLVDDLSFTVAGGERLGLIGESGSGKSLTTLAVLGLLPEGMTSAGSVVLAGTQTVGAPEKRLTEVRGRDAAIVFQEPLTALDPLMRLGRQIAEPLARRTGLKGKPLRAAVTEALEQVRLPEPERISRAFAHEISGGQRQRVALAMALACEPKLLIADEPTTALDVSVQAEMLELIDGLVREREMAVLFVSHDLAVVAKVTDRVLVMKDGRAVEQGAVHDVVHAPREEYTRTLVASARKLESALDLRSAP from the coding sequence GTGACTCTCCTCGACGTGACGGGACTGACCGTCCGGACCGACGACGGCCGGACCCTCGTCGACGACCTCTCCTTCACGGTGGCCGGCGGTGAACGGCTCGGCCTCATCGGCGAGTCCGGCTCCGGCAAGTCCCTGACCACCCTCGCGGTGCTCGGACTGCTCCCCGAGGGCATGACCTCGGCCGGCAGCGTCGTACTCGCCGGCACCCAGACGGTGGGCGCCCCCGAGAAGCGCCTCACCGAGGTCCGGGGACGGGACGCGGCCATCGTCTTCCAGGAGCCGCTGACCGCACTCGACCCGCTGATGCGACTGGGCCGCCAGATCGCCGAACCGCTCGCCCGGCGCACCGGCCTCAAGGGCAAGCCCCTGCGCGCCGCCGTGACCGAGGCCCTCGAACAGGTCCGGCTGCCCGAACCCGAGCGGATCTCACGCGCCTTCGCGCACGAGATCTCCGGCGGACAGCGTCAGCGCGTCGCCCTCGCGATGGCGCTCGCCTGCGAACCCAAGCTGCTCATCGCCGACGAACCCACCACCGCCCTGGACGTCTCCGTCCAGGCGGAGATGCTGGAACTCATCGACGGCCTGGTGCGGGAACGGGAGATGGCCGTGCTCTTCGTCAGCCACGACCTCGCCGTCGTCGCCAAGGTCACCGACCGGGTCCTCGTCATGAAGGACGGCCGGGCCGTCGAGCAGGGCGCGGTCCACGACGTCGTGCACGCACCGCGCGAGGAGTACACCCGCACCCTGGTCGCCAGCGCCCGGAAGCTGGAATCCGCCCTGGACCTGAGGAGCGCGCCATGA
- a CDS encoding ABC transporter permease, whose protein sequence is MTGTGLTTPAAVVATGAKRRSRRSANLIVGCVLAGLIVLLAVVSLFWLPFDSQDTSGGRLDGPGGGHLLGTDKLGRDLFTQVMTGSRIAVEAGLGSVAIAALIGITLGVLAAFAQGWLDDTFSALLDILIAFPTLLLAMLIVAARSATLSSAVLAIGLAQSAVVARLVRVLVKRVLARDYITAARTSGTSWPRTVLSHVLPNIWPTLVVNLALQFGLAVLAEAGLSYLGLGAPPPNASWGRMLQEAQATFTTAPVGALAPGILLVLLVIGVNLIADGLRDTLDPATRRRRA, encoded by the coding sequence ATGACCGGGACCGGCCTGACCACCCCGGCGGCCGTCGTGGCCACCGGGGCCAAGCGGCGTTCCCGCCGTTCCGCCAACCTGATCGTCGGCTGCGTACTCGCCGGACTGATCGTGCTGCTGGCCGTGGTGTCGCTCTTCTGGCTGCCCTTCGACTCCCAGGACACCTCCGGCGGACGGCTCGACGGACCCGGCGGCGGCCACCTGCTCGGCACCGACAAGCTCGGCCGCGACCTGTTCACCCAGGTGATGACCGGCTCCCGCATCGCCGTCGAGGCAGGCCTCGGCTCGGTGGCCATCGCCGCGCTCATCGGGATCACCCTCGGCGTGCTCGCCGCGTTCGCGCAGGGCTGGCTCGACGACACGTTCTCGGCACTGCTGGACATCCTCATCGCCTTCCCGACGCTGCTGCTGGCGATGCTCATCGTCGCCGCGCGCTCGGCGACGCTCAGCTCGGCGGTCCTCGCGATCGGCCTGGCGCAGAGCGCGGTCGTGGCGCGCCTGGTACGCGTCCTCGTCAAACGGGTCCTGGCACGCGACTACATCACCGCCGCCCGCACCTCCGGCACCTCCTGGCCGCGCACCGTCCTCTCCCACGTGCTGCCCAACATCTGGCCCACCCTGGTGGTCAACCTCGCCCTCCAGTTCGGGCTCGCGGTCCTCGCCGAAGCCGGACTCTCCTACCTCGGCCTCGGGGCACCGCCGCCCAACGCCTCGTGGGGCCGCATGCTCCAGGAGGCCCAGGCCACCTTCACCACGGCACCCGTCGGCGCGCTCGCGCCCGGCATCCTCCTCGTCCTCCTCGTCATCGGCGTCAACCTGATCGCCGACGGCCTGCGGGACACCCTCGACCCGGCCACCCGGCGGAGGCGCGCGTGA
- a CDS encoding ABC transporter permease, producing the protein MARYLLRRLAFLVVSLALASVVLFALLRLLPGDPANALTSVGASPEQIAAARHSIGSDRPLPEQFTHWIAQMASGDLGTSFVSSLPVGPEISARLNVTVPLTLAAFVLAVLVAVPAGFVAAYKRRTWYGALLSGVSQLGIAVPVFWLGMILIAVFALNAGWLPSGGFPPDGWADPAEAVRALVLPVVTIALVMSASLIRYVRSATLDVLGSDYLRTSRALGSSFGRAMWRHGLRNASVPVISILGIELASTLLGAVVVESVYALPGLGSQLANGISQHDYPVIQGVLFVSTLAVLLIGFVADLVQRIIDPRLRGRLSGGTR; encoded by the coding sequence ATGGCGCGCTACCTCCTGCGCCGGCTCGCCTTCCTCGTGGTGTCGCTGGCCCTGGCGAGCGTGGTGCTCTTCGCACTGCTGCGCCTGCTCCCCGGCGACCCGGCCAACGCGCTCACCTCGGTCGGCGCCAGCCCCGAGCAGATCGCCGCGGCCCGCCACTCCATCGGCTCCGACCGCCCGCTGCCCGAGCAGTTCACCCACTGGATCGCGCAGATGGCGAGCGGCGACCTCGGCACCTCGTTCGTCAGTTCGCTGCCGGTGGGCCCCGAGATCAGTGCCCGGCTCAATGTCACCGTCCCGCTCACACTGGCCGCGTTCGTCCTCGCCGTCCTGGTCGCCGTACCGGCCGGGTTCGTCGCCGCGTACAAGCGGCGCACCTGGTACGGAGCACTGCTCAGCGGCGTGTCCCAGCTGGGCATCGCGGTCCCCGTGTTCTGGCTCGGCATGATCCTCATCGCGGTGTTCGCGCTGAACGCGGGCTGGCTGCCGTCCGGCGGCTTCCCGCCGGACGGCTGGGCCGACCCCGCCGAGGCGGTCCGCGCCCTCGTGCTGCCGGTCGTGACCATCGCCCTGGTGATGAGCGCCTCCCTGATCCGCTACGTACGCTCCGCCACCCTCGACGTGCTCGGCAGCGACTACCTGCGCACCTCGCGGGCGCTCGGCTCGTCCTTCGGCCGTGCCATGTGGCGGCACGGCCTGCGCAACGCGTCGGTCCCGGTGATCTCCATCCTCGGCATCGAACTCGCCTCGACACTGCTCGGCGCCGTCGTCGTGGAGTCGGTGTACGCGCTGCCGGGCCTCGGCTCGCAGCTCGCCAACGGCATCTCCCAGCACGACTACCCGGTCATCCAGGGCGTGCTGTTCGTCTCCACCCTCGCGGTGCTCCTGATCGGCTTCGTCGCCGACCTGGTCCAGCGGATCATCGACCCGCGGCTGCGCGGCCGACTCTCGGGAGGTACCCGATGA
- a CDS encoding ABC transporter substrate-binding protein, with translation MSTKKNVLFSTATVAALAVALTACGGNGGTSASGGGTWNKDAVVNIGSLYEPQNLDNTAGGGQGVTEVLNGNVYEGLFRLTDDGKVDKLLAEDYTTSADGLTYTFTLRDGVKFHSGKALTSEDVKYSLQKVLADDSQSARKSNLEVVKDIATPDARTVKITLSQKSVSFVYNLSYVWIINAQAKNLKTTEDGTGPYTLNKWTRGSALSLNRFAGYWGDAAANKQVVFHYYKDATALNNALLTNAVDVVTSEQSPDALEQFKSNGSYKVNDGNSTTKLLLAFNDKAKPFTDVKVRQAVSAAIDDKKLLESVWGGYGKQIGSMVPPTDPWYEDLTSVNAYDVTKAKKLLTEAGYAKGFSFTLDTPNYDPHPTAATFVKSQLAKVGITVKINTITPDEWYTKVYKNHDFSATLQEHVNDRDLVWYGNPDFYWGYDNPQVTQWVKEAEEAPDTAAQTALLKKVNEQTAKDAASDWLYLYPQIVVASTKLSGYPLNGLNSQFFAYDIKKTG, from the coding sequence ATGAGCACCAAGAAGAACGTCCTGTTCTCCACCGCGACCGTCGCTGCCCTCGCCGTGGCCCTGACCGCCTGCGGCGGCAACGGTGGCACCAGCGCCTCCGGCGGCGGCACCTGGAACAAGGACGCGGTCGTCAACATCGGCTCCCTCTACGAGCCGCAGAACCTCGACAACACCGCCGGCGGCGGCCAGGGCGTCACCGAGGTGCTCAACGGCAACGTCTACGAGGGCCTCTTCCGGCTCACCGACGACGGCAAGGTCGACAAGCTCCTCGCCGAGGACTACACGACCAGCGCCGACGGCCTCACCTACACCTTCACCCTGCGCGACGGCGTGAAGTTCCACAGCGGCAAGGCCCTCACCAGCGAGGACGTCAAGTACAGCCTTCAGAAGGTGCTCGCGGACGACTCCCAGTCGGCCCGCAAGAGCAACCTGGAGGTCGTCAAGGACATCGCCACCCCCGACGCACGGACCGTGAAGATCACGCTGTCCCAGAAGTCGGTCTCCTTCGTCTACAACCTCTCCTACGTCTGGATCATCAACGCCCAGGCGAAGAACCTGAAGACGACCGAGGACGGCACCGGGCCGTACACCCTGAACAAGTGGACCCGCGGTTCCGCGCTGAGCCTGAACCGCTTCGCCGGCTACTGGGGCGACGCCGCCGCCAACAAGCAGGTCGTCTTCCACTACTACAAGGACGCCACCGCGCTGAACAACGCGCTGCTGACCAACGCCGTCGACGTGGTCACCAGCGAGCAGTCGCCCGACGCCCTGGAGCAGTTCAAGAGCAACGGCTCCTACAAGGTCAACGACGGGAACTCCACCACCAAGCTGCTGCTGGCGTTCAACGACAAGGCCAAGCCCTTCACCGACGTCAAGGTGCGCCAGGCCGTGTCCGCCGCCATCGACGACAAGAAGCTCCTGGAGTCCGTCTGGGGCGGCTACGGCAAGCAGATCGGCTCGATGGTCCCGCCCACCGACCCCTGGTACGAGGACCTCACCTCCGTCAACGCCTACGACGTGACGAAGGCCAAGAAGCTCCTCACCGAGGCCGGCTACGCCAAGGGCTTCAGCTTCACCCTCGACACCCCCAACTACGACCCGCACCCGACCGCCGCGACCTTCGTCAAGTCGCAGCTCGCCAAGGTCGGCATCACCGTCAAGATCAACACGATCACCCCCGACGAGTGGTACACGAAGGTCTACAAGAACCACGACTTCTCGGCCACCCTCCAGGAGCACGTCAACGACCGCGACCTGGTCTGGTACGGCAACCCCGACTTCTACTGGGGCTACGACAACCCGCAGGTCACCCAGTGGGTCAAGGAAGCCGAGGAGGCGCCCGACACGGCCGCGCAGACCGCACTGCTCAAGAAGGTCAACGAGCAGACCGCCAAGGACGCCGCCAGCGACTGGCTCTACCTCTACCCGCAGATCGTCGTCGCGAGCACCAAGCTCTCCGGCTACCCGCTCAACGGCCTGAACTCCCAGTTCTTCGCCTACGACATCAAGAAGACGGGCTGA
- a CDS encoding DUF1684 domain-containing protein, whose product MSTAVSDSTPARATVDPAEAWDAWRAERHRALTSPMGNLALVETRWAPSGETPDAEAARADAPDTVTVTEVRRTDLVSGEPERGLRFWDADAPAIRAFDRVDTFAYDPALVLEATYTPVPGARRVAFEHIRDNGGSRDLVVPGDIALTFDGRDYTLSAFDDDGTLLLVFGDPTNGDSTYGAGRFLFVRRTEDESRVVLDFNQAFVPPCGFSDQYNCPMPPRQNRFHLPIEAGEKLPVFRDGFDAQH is encoded by the coding sequence ATGAGTACTGCCGTGTCCGACTCCACCCCCGCCCGCGCGACCGTCGACCCGGCTGAGGCATGGGACGCCTGGCGCGCCGAGCGCCACCGTGCGCTCACCTCCCCGATGGGCAACCTCGCCCTGGTCGAGACCCGCTGGGCGCCGTCGGGGGAGACCCCGGACGCGGAGGCCGCACGCGCGGACGCGCCGGACACCGTGACCGTCACCGAGGTCCGGCGCACCGACCTGGTCAGCGGCGAGCCCGAGCGGGGCCTGCGGTTCTGGGACGCCGACGCTCCCGCCATCCGCGCCTTCGACCGGGTCGACACCTTCGCGTACGACCCCGCCCTGGTGCTGGAAGCCACGTACACGCCCGTCCCCGGCGCCCGGCGCGTCGCCTTCGAGCACATCCGGGACAACGGCGGCAGCCGCGACCTGGTCGTCCCGGGCGACATCGCGCTCACCTTCGACGGCCGCGACTACACGCTGAGCGCCTTCGACGACGACGGCACCCTGCTGCTCGTCTTCGGCGACCCGACCAACGGCGACTCCACCTACGGCGCCGGCCGTTTCCTCTTCGTGCGGCGTACGGAGGACGAGAGCCGGGTCGTCCTCGACTTCAACCAGGCCTTCGTGCCGCCCTGCGGGTTCTCCGATCAGTACAACTGTCCGATGCCGCCGCGGCAGAACCGCTTCCACCTGCCCATCGAGGCCGGCGAGAAGCTCCCCGTCTTCCGCGACGGCTTCGACGCGCAGCACTGA